GCAGCTTCAAATATTTCTCCTCATGCCTCCGTACACTGCGCCTGTAGAAATACAGAGCAAACAGCATCAGAATCGGTACACCGGACAGATAATACACTTCCGGAAATCCAATATTCCGGTTGATCCAGATCAATGCTGATTGCAAAGTGAGATGGGGAAAAAGAAAGAACGTCAGCTTGGCTAATTGAAAGAGTAAGAGCAAAGCAACTAGCGAGGTGACTACAGTCCATAACAACCAGGACAAAAAACGAAGACTAGCCTTCAATTTTGTAGCCAACCCCCCATACGGTCTTGATCAGCGCTTCGCATTCCATTTCCTTCTCCAGCTTATCTCGCAAGCGGCTGATATGCACGGTAACGGAGTTGCTGCTCTCGAAATATTTATCCTTCCAGATAAGTTCAAAGATCTCCTCCGAGCTGAATACCCGTCCCGGATGGCTGGACAGTAGATACAGAATGCTGAACTCGATCGGTGTCAGCTTGACTGCCCTTCCATCGACACTTGCGGTGTGTGTCTCTTTGTCCACCTGCAGAGGGCCGATCTTAATAATATGACCTGTGTTGGACGAAACTGGCTGTGCTGAATAGGAGGATCTGCGCAGTAGCGACTTGACCCTGGCCACAAGCTCCAGCGGGTTAAATGGCTTCACCATATAATCGTCAGCACCAGTCATAAGCCCAGTAATCTTATCCATATCGCCATCTTTTGCACTCAGCATTAGAATCGGCGTTGTCAACGTCTCGCGGATTTTCAGACAGACCGAGATTCCATCCAGACCCGGCATCATTACGTCAAGTACGATCAGATCAATCTCCTGCTGCCCGACGATGTCCAGTGCTGCCAACCCGTTATCCGCCTTAATCACACGATATCCTTCATTTATTAAATAAATCTCTATCAGTTTGGCTATCTTCTCATCATCATCTACAATTAATATTTGTTTACTCATCTGTTTCATCCTTTTATCGACTAAAGTCACACATATGATTCTATCATACCATGACGAATAACATCGATTCCAAATAAACGGTTAAAAAAGGATTACAAGCTTTTCATTATTGCCACTGGATTGGAATAAAAACTGTAAAT
The window above is part of the Paenibacillus lutimineralis genome. Proteins encoded here:
- a CDS encoding response regulator transcription factor; this translates as MSKQILIVDDDEKIAKLIEIYLINEGYRVIKADNGLAALDIVGQQEIDLIVLDVMMPGLDGISVCLKIRETLTTPILMLSAKDGDMDKITGLMTGADDYMVKPFNPLELVARVKSLLRRSSYSAQPVSSNTGHIIKIGPLQVDKETHTASVDGRAVKLTPIEFSILYLLSSHPGRVFSSEEIFELIWKDKYFESSNSVTVHISRLRDKLEKEMECEALIKTVWGVGYKIEG